A window of the Hordeum vulgare subsp. vulgare chromosome 5H, MorexV3_pseudomolecules_assembly, whole genome shotgun sequence genome harbors these coding sequences:
- the LOC123397752 gene encoding uncharacterized protein LOC123397752 codes for MDVSSCVPPSLPESAAAAAAAAAASSALVLLDRWSYIGDLPNNTTAESTMSSGLPIKVTFHAARPPHLSHFFVHCPGLDLSRIGAKIVATDAHLVLLRVPIDPDRTTGALDWDYFLYSPRAQRLDLLPNPDPIRCLNDDATALISRKDGAGYAVAALGDCKPIYDGDEHLIRCEFNLHLYRPSSKSKAWISKRLSVNGLERDKLIPLPGAVDRLYHETGKTITIGGEHGTVAWVDLWRGIFFCDVLKKRPLLQDVPLPVPARSSWDRLLRNGNPSYLRDVTISQNKDSIKYVELEFRSRQVLNAAATTPVSYTDWVRNNTTRKSQSQVIRDGWKSTTWNVAIPVGGLYEGWHPDCVFDVKDVSLEPCLSDWMTMLSSKTMQELQVAYPILSMGDDVVYLLSHNLGVMFAFDVRKSTLQGLAEVDVHKFIFDSSFCTSEICRGT; via the coding sequence ATGGATGTTTCCTCCTGCGTTCCACCTTCTCTGCCCgagtccgcggccgcggccgccgccgccgctgccgcctcctcAGCCTTGGTCCTCCTCGACAGGTGGAGCTACATCGGCGACCTCCCAAACAACACCACCGCCGAGAGCACCATGAGCAGCGGCTTGCCTATAAAGGTGACCTTCCACGCCGCCCGCCCGCCACATCTCTCCCACTTTTTTGTCCACTGCCCTGGCCTCGACTTGAGCAGGATAGGGGCCAAGATTGTCGCCACCGACGCACATCTCGTCCTCCTCCGCGTTCCCATCGACCCCGACAGGACCACCGGAGCATTGGACTGGGACTACTTCCTCTACAGCCCGCGCGCCCAGCGGCTAGATCTGCTACCAAACCCGGACCCCATCAGGTGCCTCAACGACGACGCAACTGCCCTCATTAGCCGCAAAGATGGCGCTGGGTATGCCGTCGCTGCCCTCGGTGATTGTAAGCCCATCTACGATGGCGACGAGCACCTCATTAGGTGTGAGTTCAACCTCCACCTCTATAGACCCTCCTCAAAATCTAAAGCTTGGATCTCCAAGCGCTTGTCAGTGAATGGGTTGGAGAGGGACAAGCTCATCCCTCTACCTGGAGCAGTCGACAGGCTGTACCACGAGACGGGGAAGACCATCACAATTGGTGGTGAGCATGGCACGGTCGCCTGGGTGGACCTCTGGCGTGGCATCTtcttttgtgatgtgctcaagaaaCGCCCACTCCTCCAGGATGTTCCACTGCCGGTGCCAGCAAGGTCTAGCTGGGATCGCCTCCTCAGAAATGGTAACCCCAGCTACTTGCGGGACGTAACTATCAGCCAAAACAAAGACTCGATCAAGTATGTTGAGTTGGAATTCCGGTCACGACAAGTGCTCAACGCCGCAGCCACCACCCCTGTTTCCTACACTGACTGGGTGAGGAATAACACAACAAGGAAATCTCAGTCTCAGGTCATCCGTGATGGCTGGAAGTCCACAACATGGAACGTGGCAATACCGGTTGGTGGTTTGTACGAGGGCTGGCACCCTGACTGTGTATTTGACGTTAAAGACGTCAGCTTGGAGCCATGTCTTTCTGATTGGATGACTATGCTGAGCAGCAAGACCATGCAGGAACTTCAAGTGGCGTACCCCATCCTAAGCATGGGTGATGATGTCGTTTACTTGCTCTCTCACAACTTGGGAGTGATGTTTGCCTTTGATGTGAGGAAGTCAACATTGCAAGGATTGGCTGAGGTTGATGTGCACAAGTTCATTTTTGATTCCAGCTTCTGCACTAGCGAGATCTGCAGGGGTACCTGA